One window of Nymphaea colorata isolate Beijing-Zhang1983 chromosome 1, ASM883128v2, whole genome shotgun sequence genomic DNA carries:
- the LOC116246383 gene encoding putative germin-like protein 2-1 has translation MKLTYLILFSLIAAFSHASDPSQLQDFCVADPNSPIVVNGKVCKNPMMARPEDFFFSGLDKPGNTSNPLGSMVTAVNVQNISGLNTLGISLARIDFAPWGLNPPHIHPRATEILVVLEGCLYVGFVTSNPENRLFTKKLYKGDVFVFPQGLIHFQQNVGKEGAVAIAGLSSQNPGVITIANAVFGAKPPVSDDLLAKAFQVDKKVIDELQSAFWMDNNN, from the exons ATGAAGCTCACATACCTCATCCTCTTTTCTCTTATAGCTGCCTTCTCCCATGCTTCTGATCCTAGCCAGCTCCAAGACTTCTGTGTTGCTGACCCTAATAGCCCAA TTGTTGTGAATGGCAAGGTGTGCAAGAATCCAATGATGGCTAGGCCAgaagatttcttcttctctgggCTGGACAAGCCTGGCAACACATCGAACCCACTAGGCTCGATGGTGACTGCGGTCAACGTTCAAAATATCTCTGGACTGAACACGCTGGGCATCTCCCTGGCTCGGATTGACTTCGCTCCATGGGGACTGAACCCACCCCACATCCACCCTCGTGCAACCGAGATCCTGGTGGTGCTGGAAGGCTGCCTCTACGTGGGGTTCGTGACCAGCAACCCGGAGAACCGGCTGTTCACCAAGAAGTTGTACAAGGGAGATGTGTTTGTGTTCCCGCAAGGGCTGATCCACTTCCAGCAGAACGTAGGGAAAGAAGGTGCTGTGGCCATTGCTGGGCTGAGCAGCCAAAACCCAGGCGTCATCACCATTGCTAATGCTGTGTTCGGGGCGAAGCCACCCGTCTCAGATGACCTTCTTGCCAAGGCCTTCCAGGTTGACAAGAAGGTTATCGATGAGCTGCAGTCTGCTTTCTGGATGGACAACAACAATTAA